A single genomic interval of Lathyrus oleraceus cultivar Zhongwan6 chromosome 7, CAAS_Psat_ZW6_1.0, whole genome shotgun sequence harbors:
- the LOC127104689 gene encoding uncharacterized protein LOC127104689, translating to MISACIVQSHLWNHTKILHLRQNMRLLHDQEFAEFLIRIGDGVEPTKPDDMVRLPLHIAIPWEGEHSIQVLIQHIFPDLELHGWDAPYMVQRAILTPINDDVQKLNDMIIDQFPGEEHNLLSFDEVEADNHNLYQQEFSNSIAQGSLPPHILKIKKGAPLMLLRNLDPRYGLCNGTRLLCRGLFMNMLDVEILTRSNAGKRAFLPRIKIKTSASDGLPFVLSRKQFPVRLSFAITINKSQGQTIPNVGIYLPQHVFSHGQLYVALSRGVSQTTTRVLTREGKLKGEDGDYTKNVVYKQILLSHPQPN from the exons ATGATTTCAGCGTGTATTGTTCAATCTCATTTATGGAATCATACCAAGATTTTGCATTTGCGTCAAAATATGCGATTATTGCATGATCAAGAGTTTGCAGAATTTCTTATTCGCATTGGTGATGGTGTCGAACCTACCAAACCAGATGACATGGTGAGGTTACCTTTACATATTGCAATCCCATGGGAAGGTGAACATTCCATACAAGTACTTATCCAACATATTTTTCCTGATCTAGAATTGCATGGTTGGGATGCCCCATATATGGTACAAAGAGCTATTTTGACACCAATAAATGATGATGTCCAGAAATTGAATGATATGATTATCGATCAGTTTCCAGGAGAAGAACATAATTTGTTATCGTTTGACGAGGTTGAAGCAGATAATCATAATTTATACCAGCAAGAATTCTCAAACTCAATCGCACAAGGTAGTTTGCCACCTCATATTCTAAAGATAAAAAAGGGTGCACCATTGATGTTGTTACGAAATCTAGATCCTAGATATGGATTGTGTAATGGGACCCGGTTATTATGTCGTGGTTTATTTATGAATATGTTGGATGTGGAAATCCTGACAAGAAGCAACGCAGGAAAACGTGCTTTTTTGCctagaattaaaataaaaacatctGCAAGTGATGGACTgccttttgtccttagtagaAAGCAGTTTCCTGTGCGACTAAGTTTTGCAATTACAATAAATAAATCACAAGGACAAACCATTCCAAATGTTGGAATATATCTTCCACAACATGTTTTTAGTCATGGACAGTTATATGTGGCTTTATCCAGGGGTGTTTCACAGACTACAACAAGAGTTTTAACCAGGGAAGGAAAATTGAAAGGAGAAGATGGTGACTACACAAAAAATGTAGTCTACAAACAAATTCTTTTATCGCACCCGCAG CCAAACTAG